In Burkholderia sp. WP9, a genomic segment contains:
- a CDS encoding Cof-type HAD-IIB family hydrolase, with translation MYKVIATDLDGTLLNADHQVDPFTVATVRKLESDGLRFVIATGRHYCDVAGIRDVLGINPYLITSNGARVHSPDNTVIHADDLPSAIVQRLVQPEIAGAHGRVIVNLFADQAWLIDRDAPHLLKFHQDSGFTYEVTDLPKHDGADIAKALYIGEPADLAQVAANLAREFGDALYVTYSLPDCLEVMTANVSKGRALQIVLERVGVDASHCVAFGDNMNDIDLLETAGHPFMMNNANPDLMTRLPNVPRIGNNFEAGVAHHLRKLFSLDDELTS, from the coding sequence ATGTACAAAGTTATCGCCACGGATCTCGACGGCACGCTGCTCAACGCTGATCACCAGGTGGACCCGTTCACGGTCGCCACCGTGCGTAAGCTCGAGAGCGACGGCCTGCGGTTCGTGATTGCAACGGGCCGCCATTATTGCGACGTCGCCGGCATCCGCGACGTGCTCGGCATCAATCCGTATCTGATCACGTCGAATGGCGCGCGCGTCCACTCGCCGGACAACACGGTGATCCATGCCGACGACCTGCCTTCCGCTATCGTACAACGGTTGGTGCAGCCGGAAATCGCCGGCGCTCATGGCCGCGTGATCGTCAATCTGTTCGCCGATCAGGCCTGGCTGATCGACCGCGACGCACCGCATCTGCTGAAGTTTCATCAGGACTCGGGCTTCACCTATGAGGTGACCGATCTGCCGAAACACGACGGCGCCGACATCGCGAAGGCCCTCTACATTGGCGAGCCCGCCGATCTTGCACAGGTCGCGGCGAACCTCGCTCGTGAATTCGGCGACGCCCTTTACGTGACCTATTCGCTGCCGGACTGCCTGGAAGTGATGACGGCGAACGTGTCGAAGGGACGCGCGTTGCAGATCGTGCTCGAACGCGTGGGCGTGGATGCCTCGCACTGCGTGGCGTTTGGCGACAACATGAACGATATCGATCTGCTGGAAACGGCCGGCCATCCGTTCATGATGAACAACGCCAATCCCGATCTCATGACGCGCCTGCCGAACGTGCCGCGCATCGGCAACAACTTCGAAGCCGGCGTCGCGCATCATCTGCGCAAGCTCTTCTCGCTCGACGACGAATTGACGTCCTGA
- a CDS encoding PXPV repeat protein, whose product MKRIVTHLLVAAGLAAGACGVAQAHTDLNIGLSLGAPVYGSPAPVYAAPQPVYYGNGGWDHRYDRGDYYRGDHRYDRNWNHNGRGWGHDDRGDHGDRRGGWHG is encoded by the coding sequence ATGAAACGCATCGTCACTCACTTGCTGGTTGCCGCAGGACTCGCAGCGGGCGCATGCGGTGTCGCGCAAGCGCATACGGATCTGAACATCGGCCTGTCGCTCGGCGCACCGGTTTATGGCAGCCCGGCTCCCGTCTATGCCGCACCGCAACCGGTGTATTACGGCAACGGCGGCTGGGACCACCGTTACGACCGCGGCGACTACTATCGGGGCGACCATCGATATGATCGCAACTGGAATCACAATGGTCGCGGCTGGGGCCACGACGACCGGGGCGACCATGGTGACCGTCGCGGCGGATGGCACGGCTGA
- a CDS encoding histidine phosphatase family protein, with the protein MKRFRGFLHGVALSVGGLCAGLSALPVAHAADSDVETLVFVRHGEKPAQGYGQLNCQGLNRALALPAVIAAKFGKPDAIYAPDPGQQKDDSGKPYYYIRPLATIEPTAIQFQMPVQTPYGFAQIDQLGTALVNPANRNKLIVVAWEHKLIVKLLRQMLSAHGGNAADVPNWKSDDFDSIYIVRLSWQNGSARASFKHDRQGLDGRTTDCPCASLPGASSAAASAPSASAAD; encoded by the coding sequence ATGAAGCGTTTCCGCGGATTTCTGCATGGCGTCGCACTCTCCGTCGGCGGCCTGTGCGCGGGTCTGTCGGCGCTACCCGTCGCGCATGCGGCCGACAGCGACGTTGAAACGCTCGTGTTCGTACGGCACGGTGAGAAACCGGCTCAAGGCTACGGCCAGCTCAACTGCCAGGGACTCAACCGGGCGCTGGCCCTGCCGGCGGTGATCGCTGCCAAGTTCGGCAAGCCGGACGCAATCTACGCCCCCGATCCCGGGCAGCAAAAAGACGACAGCGGCAAGCCCTACTACTACATCCGGCCACTGGCGACGATCGAGCCAACCGCCATCCAGTTCCAGATGCCGGTGCAAACGCCATATGGTTTCGCGCAGATCGACCAGCTTGGCACCGCACTGGTCAATCCTGCCAATCGAAACAAGCTGATCGTCGTGGCGTGGGAACACAAACTGATCGTGAAGCTATTGCGCCAGATGCTAAGCGCGCACGGCGGTAACGCCGCTGATGTCCCGAACTGGAAGAGCGACGACTTCGACAGCATTTACATTGTTCGCCTCAGCTGGCAAAACGGCAGCGCGCGGGCAAGCTTCAAACATGATCGGCAAGGATTGGACGGACGCACGACCGACTGCCCTTGCGCGTCGCTGCCGGGGGCGTCGTCGGCGGCTGCATCGGCGCCTTCCGCTAGTGCGGCAGATTAA
- the aqpZ gene encoding aquaporin Z, translated as MQLSKRLAAELFGTFWLVLGGCGSAVLAANFAGPVHGLGIGFVGVSLAFGLTVLTMAYAIGHISGCHLNPAVSVGLTVAGRFPARDLLPYIVAQVIGAVLGALVLSLIASGKPGFDLVASGFASNGYGERSPGHYSLAAAFICEVVMTGFFLFVILGATDKRAPAGFAPIAIGLCLTLIHLISIPVTNTSVNPARSTGPALFVGGAAVDQLWLFWLAPVLGAVVAGVLYPALAESRGGNSQKLALD; from the coding sequence ATGCAGTTGTCAAAACGCCTCGCTGCCGAATTGTTCGGCACCTTCTGGCTCGTGCTGGGGGGCTGTGGCAGCGCTGTCCTCGCCGCCAATTTCGCCGGCCCGGTTCACGGGCTGGGCATCGGGTTCGTGGGCGTGTCGCTCGCCTTCGGCCTGACCGTACTGACAATGGCTTACGCAATCGGCCACATTTCCGGCTGTCACCTGAATCCCGCGGTGAGCGTCGGCCTGACCGTCGCCGGCCGCTTTCCGGCTCGCGATCTGCTGCCGTACATCGTCGCGCAGGTGATCGGCGCGGTGTTGGGTGCGCTGGTGCTGTCGTTGATTGCATCGGGCAAGCCTGGTTTCGACCTCGTTGCCAGCGGTTTTGCCAGCAATGGCTACGGCGAGCGCTCCCCGGGTCACTACTCGCTCGCCGCGGCATTCATTTGCGAAGTGGTGATGACCGGCTTCTTTCTCTTCGTCATTCTCGGCGCGACCGACAAGCGTGCGCCTGCCGGCTTCGCGCCGATCGCCATCGGTCTGTGCCTCACGCTGATTCACCTGATCTCGATCCCGGTGACCAATACGTCGGTCAACCCGGCGCGCTCCACCGGCCCGGCGCTGTTCGTCGGCGGTGCGGCGGTGGATCAGTTGTGGCTGTTCTGGCTTGCGCCGGTTCTCGGCGCGGTGGTCGCCGGCGTGTTGTATCCGGCCCTCGCCGAAAGCCGCGGCGGCAATTCTCAAAAGCTCGCGCTCGACTGA
- a CDS encoding H-NS histone family protein, whose protein sequence is MSQYADLKAQIAKLQAQAEEARRTEIDNVVADIRQKIAEYGLTAQDLGFAVAAKRGRPPKKAPLPAKYQDPKSGNTWSGRGKPPKWIVGKNRERFLIGAA, encoded by the coding sequence ATGTCTCAATATGCAGACCTCAAGGCGCAGATCGCCAAATTGCAGGCACAGGCAGAAGAAGCGCGGCGTACCGAAATCGACAACGTGGTCGCCGACATCCGCCAAAAGATCGCTGAATACGGTCTCACGGCTCAAGATTTAGGCTTTGCCGTCGCTGCCAAGCGCGGCCGCCCGCCCAAGAAGGCGCCGCTGCCGGCGAAATACCAGGACCCGAAATCTGGAAATACGTGGAGCGGGCGTGGCAAACCGCCCAAGTGGATCGTCGGCAAGAATCGCGAGCGCTTTCTGATTGGCGCGGCTTGA
- a CDS encoding glycosyltransferase family 4 protein gives MRIAQIAPLYEAVPPKLYGGTERVVSYLTEALVGLGHDVTLFASGDSVTSANLDACWPRALRLDPTIRDALAPHILMMEKVRKVAHEFDVLHFHLDYMPFPLFTTMDTPFVTTLHGRLDLPELQPVFDAFSDVPVVSISDSQRAPLPQANWLNTIYHGLPEQLLTPQTHKKPEYLAFLGRICPEKRVDTAIKIAAQSGLPLKIAAKVDKADQEYFKREIEPLLSQAHVEFVGEINEAQKPEFLSGAKALLFPIDWSEPFGLVMIESMACGTPVIAFNRGSVPEVIDHGVTGYIVEDVQGAVAALQRLDELSRTEIRAQFERRFSSKTMAQNYVDGYSALIEATRRPVLRQVAVG, from the coding sequence ATGCGAATCGCACAAATTGCGCCGTTGTATGAAGCCGTCCCGCCGAAACTCTACGGTGGTACCGAACGCGTCGTATCGTATCTGACCGAAGCACTGGTCGGCCTCGGCCACGACGTCACGCTGTTTGCGAGCGGCGACTCGGTCACCTCCGCGAACCTCGACGCCTGCTGGCCTCGTGCACTGCGCCTCGATCCGACGATCCGCGACGCGCTGGCTCCGCACATCCTCATGATGGAAAAGGTGCGAAAGGTCGCGCACGAGTTCGACGTGCTGCACTTCCACCTCGACTACATGCCCTTCCCGCTTTTTACCACGATGGACACGCCGTTCGTGACGACGCTGCACGGCCGCCTGGACTTGCCGGAACTGCAACCGGTATTCGACGCGTTCTCGGACGTGCCGGTGGTGTCCATTTCCGATTCGCAGCGTGCGCCGCTGCCGCAAGCGAACTGGCTCAATACGATTTATCACGGCTTGCCGGAACAGCTGTTGACGCCGCAAACGCACAAGAAGCCGGAATACCTGGCGTTCCTCGGCCGTATTTGCCCTGAGAAGCGCGTCGATACAGCCATCAAGATCGCTGCACAAAGCGGTTTGCCGCTGAAGATCGCCGCCAAGGTGGACAAAGCCGACCAGGAATATTTCAAACGGGAGATCGAGCCGCTGCTGTCGCAGGCGCACGTGGAATTCGTCGGCGAGATCAATGAGGCGCAGAAGCCCGAGTTTCTCTCCGGCGCGAAGGCGCTGCTGTTCCCGATCGACTGGTCGGAGCCGTTTGGCCTCGTGATGATCGAATCGATGGCGTGCGGCACGCCGGTGATCGCCTTCAACCGCGGCTCCGTGCCGGAAGTGATCGACCACGGCGTGACGGGTTACATCGTTGAGGACGTACAAGGAGCGGTCGCAGCGCTGCAACGCCTGGACGAACTGTCGCGCACCGAAATTCGCGCCCAGTTCGAACGACGCTTCAGCTCGAAGACCATGGCTCAGAACTATGTGGATGGCTATTCGGCGCTGATCGAAGCCACGCGCCGCCCGGTACTGCGTCAAGTCGCGGTGGGCTAA
- the flhD gene encoding flagellar transcriptional regulator FlhD — protein sequence MSATSEMLNEIREVNLSYLLLAQRLLREDKPMGMFRMGISDQLADVLANLSLAQTVKLAASNQVLCRFRFDDHAVLSALADKGKSSAVAQAHSAILMASQPVEQLG from the coding sequence ATGAGCGCGACAAGCGAAATGCTCAATGAGATCAGAGAAGTCAACCTGTCTTATCTCCTGCTCGCACAGCGACTGCTGCGCGAAGACAAGCCGATGGGCATGTTTCGCATGGGGATTTCGGACCAGTTAGCCGATGTGCTCGCCAATCTGTCGTTGGCGCAGACCGTCAAGCTGGCGGCGTCCAATCAGGTGTTGTGCCGTTTCCGTTTCGACGACCATGCCGTGCTGTCCGCTCTGGCGGACAAAGGCAAATCCAGCGCCGTGGCACAGGCGCATTCCGCGATCCTGATGGCAAGCCAGCCGGTCGAGCAGCTCGGCTGA
- the flhC gene encoding flagellar transcriptional regulator FlhC → MAYKSVVLEVREITLAIELIELGARLQLLEAETSLSRDRLIKLYKELKGVSPPKGMLPFSTDWFMTWQPNFHSSLFYNIYRFMAGHGGCLTIQSIVKSYRLYLEHVRLHDDEPVLSLTRAWTLVRFFDSGMLQMTACCRCGGRFVAHAHDPQHAFVCGLCQPPSRAGKTKKSADARARESLAALEA, encoded by the coding sequence ATGGCCTATAAAAGTGTTGTGCTCGAAGTCAGGGAGATCACCCTGGCCATTGAACTGATCGAGCTTGGCGCGCGTTTGCAATTGCTGGAAGCCGAAACCAGTCTGTCGCGCGACCGCCTGATCAAGCTGTACAAGGAATTGAAAGGGGTCTCGCCGCCCAAAGGCATGCTGCCGTTTTCGACCGACTGGTTCATGACCTGGCAGCCGAACTTTCACTCATCGCTGTTCTACAACATCTACCGTTTCATGGCCGGACACGGCGGTTGCCTGACGATCCAGTCGATCGTGAAGAGCTACCGGCTCTACCTGGAGCACGTCCGGTTGCACGACGACGAGCCCGTGCTCAGTCTCACGCGCGCGTGGACGCTGGTGCGCTTTTTCGACTCCGGGATGCTGCAAATGACCGCCTGCTGCCGCTGCGGGGGACGTTTTGTCGCGCACGCGCACGATCCGCAGCACGCGTTCGTCTGCGGACTGTGCCAGCCGCCCTCGCGCGCCGGTAAGACAAAGAAATCTGCCGACGCCCGGGCCCGCGAGAGCCTCGCCGCCCTCGAAGCTTGA
- the motA gene encoding flagellar motor stator protein MotA gives MLIFVGTLVTLLSVFGGYALEGGHLGALLQPVEVLMIVGAGVGAFILGNGMKTIKATLRVIPTLFKGAKYNKDVYMELMALLYVLLAKARKEGTLTLEADIDDPSKSPIFTQYPKILADHHIIEFLTDYLRLMVGGNMNAFEIESLMDEEIETHHQEGEAPAHALNKVGDAMPAFGIVAAVMGVVHTMASADKPPAVLGEMIAQALVGTFLGILLSYGLIGPLASVAEQRVTESTKMFQCIKVTILASLNGYAPAIAVEFGRKVLFSTERPSFAELEEHVRRVKAK, from the coding sequence GTGCTGATTTTCGTGGGAACACTCGTGACGCTTTTGTCCGTTTTCGGCGGTTACGCGCTGGAAGGCGGCCATCTCGGCGCGCTGCTGCAGCCCGTTGAAGTGCTGATGATCGTGGGCGCTGGCGTCGGCGCGTTCATTCTCGGTAACGGAATGAAGACGATCAAGGCGACGCTGCGCGTCATTCCGACCCTGTTCAAGGGCGCGAAGTACAACAAGGACGTCTATATGGAGCTGATGGCGCTCCTCTACGTCCTGCTGGCCAAGGCGCGCAAGGAAGGCACGCTGACGCTGGAAGCGGACATCGACGATCCGTCGAAGAGTCCGATCTTCACCCAATACCCGAAGATTCTTGCCGACCACCACATCATCGAATTCCTGACCGACTACCTGCGTCTGATGGTGGGCGGCAACATGAATGCGTTCGAGATCGAAAGCCTGATGGACGAGGAGATCGAGACGCACCACCAGGAAGGCGAGGCGCCCGCGCATGCGCTGAACAAGGTCGGCGACGCGATGCCGGCGTTCGGTATCGTGGCCGCGGTGATGGGCGTGGTGCACACCATGGCCTCCGCCGACAAGCCGCCAGCGGTGCTCGGCGAGATGATCGCCCAGGCGCTGGTCGGCACTTTCCTCGGGATTCTGCTTTCGTACGGGCTGATCGGGCCGCTCGCGAGCGTCGCCGAACAGCGCGTGACCGAGTCGACCAAGATGTTCCAGTGCATCAAGGTGACGATTCTGGCCAGCCTGAACGGTTACGCGCCGGCGATCGCCGTCGAGTTCGGCCGCAAGGTGCTCTTCTCGACCGAACGCCCGTCGTTCGCCGAGCTGGAAGAGCACGTGCGCCGCGTCAAGGCCAAGTAA
- the motB gene encoding flagellar motor protein MotB gives MSKDKDRAIVVKRAAPKKAGHHGGAWKLAYADFMTAMMAFFLLMWLLSSASTVQLKGIADYFNQPLKITLWGGDRSAEDSSILKGGGRDISTDAQGVTRSSDGANNRSEHTAVHGSEESMKQLQGELERREQVRLHDLQVKLMAAIEANPVLRQFKQQIRIDSTLTGLRIEIVDSQKRPMFATAKDQVEPYMRDILREIGHTLNDVPNRIIVQGHTDAAQYAGGEKGYSNWELSADRANASRRELIAGGMDEAKVMRVLGLASTQNLNKADPMDPENRRISIIVLNRKSEDALNHDDSTTTTLSDDAAGSKPLLQKLAQPVTVAPKLPAVAPAAQ, from the coding sequence ATGAGCAAGGACAAAGACCGCGCCATTGTCGTCAAGCGCGCCGCGCCGAAGAAAGCCGGCCACCATGGCGGCGCCTGGAAGCTCGCGTATGCGGACTTCATGACCGCGATGATGGCGTTCTTCCTGCTGATGTGGCTGCTGAGTTCGGCGTCCACCGTGCAGTTGAAGGGCATTGCCGATTACTTCAATCAGCCGCTGAAGATCACGCTGTGGGGCGGTGACCGCAGCGCGGAGGATTCGAGCATTCTGAAGGGCGGCGGCCGCGACATTTCGACCGACGCGCAAGGCGTGACGCGCTCCAGCGACGGAGCGAACAACCGTTCCGAACACACCGCAGTGCACGGCAGCGAAGAGTCGATGAAGCAGTTGCAGGGCGAGTTGGAGCGTCGCGAGCAGGTTCGCCTGCACGATCTGCAGGTCAAGCTGATGGCCGCGATCGAAGCGAATCCGGTGCTGCGCCAGTTCAAGCAGCAGATCCGCATTGATTCGACGCTGACCGGCTTGCGTATCGAAATCGTCGACTCGCAGAAGCGGCCCATGTTCGCGACCGCGAAAGACCAGGTCGAGCCGTATATGCGCGACATCCTGCGCGAAATCGGCCACACGCTGAACGACGTGCCGAACCGCATCATCGTGCAGGGACACACCGACGCCGCGCAATACGCGGGCGGCGAGAAGGGCTACAGCAACTGGGAATTGTCCGCGGACCGCGCCAATGCGTCGCGCCGCGAACTGATCGCCGGCGGCATGGATGAAGCGAAGGTGATGCGCGTGCTCGGCCTCGCGTCGACGCAAAACCTGAACAAGGCGGACCCGATGGATCCGGAGAATCGCCGCATCAGCATCATCGTGTTGAACAGGAAGTCGGAGGATGCGCTGAATCACGACGATTCCACCACGACGACCTTGTCGGACGACGCAGCCGGCTCCAAGCCGCTGCTGCAAAAGCTTGCGCAACCGGTAACGGTTGCCCCGAAGTTGCCGGCGGTAGCGCCGGCGGCCCAGTAA
- a CDS encoding response regulator has product MIRHILAIDDSASMRQILAATLTTAGYEVTLAADGNEGLENALAMSFDLVLTDQHMPGRTGLDLIAALRNNPAYQATPILVLTTESGEPFKEAARAAGATGWIEKPLDPDMLTELVAALAEPDHA; this is encoded by the coding sequence ATGATCAGGCACATCCTGGCAATCGACGATTCGGCATCGATGCGGCAGATTCTTGCCGCCACGTTGACGACGGCCGGCTATGAGGTGACGCTCGCGGCGGACGGCAACGAAGGGCTCGAAAACGCGCTCGCCATGTCGTTCGATCTCGTGCTCACCGATCAGCACATGCCGGGCAGGACCGGTCTCGATCTGATCGCCGCGCTACGCAACAACCCGGCTTACCAGGCCACGCCCATCCTCGTCCTCACGACGGAATCGGGCGAGCCGTTCAAGGAAGCGGCGCGGGCCGCGGGCGCGACCGGCTGGATCGAAAAGCCGCTCGACCCGGACATGCTGACCGAACTGGTGGCGGCGTTAGCCGAGCCAGATCACGCATAA
- the cheA gene encoding chemotaxis protein CheA, with amino-acid sequence MTLDITQFYQTFFDEADELLAQMEQLLLNLDIAHPDPEDLAAIFRAAHSIKGGAATFGFTALTETTHILESLLDRARNNELVLRKDMIDTFLETKDVLSGQLADYRASAEPDAATARAICAKLERLHKESAEGGAPAAAAAVAPVAVEANQGGSAPEHVVEQAVQAAGGWTDGEPAQTGQAAGAGGADDSAGPHLKITLRGVGEKDQELLAEELGNLGNIVGQVKSGGDLTLWLATDVTSDDIIAVCCFVIDESQIVIGRGTAPADETQQGEPGTPDAADSSPAQAVPAHQAGHAASPAPAAGTAAPASAATHGLFDAPAAPASAAAQSAAATGAAAPAQAAATQAATTQAASAAAPAEHDRKAARPAAAAGGAEGSSIRVGVEKVDQLINLVGELVITQAMLAETTSTFDPALHDRLFNGMAQLERNARDLQEAVMSIRMMPMDYVFSRFPRLVRDLAAKLGKEVELVTFGQATELDKSLIERIIDPLTHLVRNSLDHGIETVEARRAAGKDSTGQLVLSAAHHGGNIVIEVSDDGAGLRRDKILAKAAKQGMQVSETMSDEEVWNLIFLPGFSTAEQVTDVSGRGVGMDVVKRNIQSMGGHVEITSHAGKGSTTRIVLPLTLAILDGMSVKVGNEIFILPLNFVMESLQPQAEDIYTVANGERVVRVRGEYLPLVALHEVFNVEDAKQEPTQGIVTIMQTEGRRFAMLIDELVGQQQVVVKNLETNYRKVHGISAATILGDGSVALIVDVAALNRETRNAHGAMSLA; translated from the coding sequence ATGACACTCGACATCACTCAGTTCTATCAGACGTTTTTCGACGAAGCGGACGAACTGCTCGCGCAGATGGAGCAGTTGCTGCTCAATCTGGATATCGCGCATCCGGACCCCGAAGACCTCGCGGCCATTTTCCGCGCGGCGCATTCGATCAAGGGCGGCGCGGCGACGTTCGGCTTTACCGCGCTGACGGAAACGACCCACATTCTCGAATCGCTGCTCGATCGCGCGCGCAATAACGAACTCGTGCTGCGCAAGGACATGATCGACACGTTCCTCGAAACCAAGGACGTGCTGTCGGGCCAGTTGGCCGATTACCGCGCGAGCGCCGAGCCGGATGCGGCGACCGCTCGTGCGATCTGCGCGAAGCTCGAACGGCTGCACAAGGAAAGCGCCGAAGGCGGCGCGCCCGCCGCAGCCGCAGCCGTGGCACCAGTTGCAGTAGAGGCAAATCAGGGAGGGTCCGCGCCGGAGCACGTCGTCGAACAGGCGGTGCAGGCAGCGGGTGGATGGACTGACGGCGAACCGGCACAGACCGGGCAAGCCGCGGGTGCCGGCGGTGCGGATGACAGCGCCGGTCCCCATCTGAAAATTACGCTACGGGGCGTTGGTGAGAAGGACCAGGAACTGCTGGCCGAAGAGCTCGGCAACCTGGGCAACATTGTCGGGCAGGTCAAGAGCGGCGGCGATTTGACGCTGTGGCTCGCGACCGATGTGACCTCCGACGACATCATCGCCGTGTGCTGTTTCGTGATCGACGAAAGTCAGATCGTGATCGGCCGCGGCACCGCACCGGCGGATGAGACGCAGCAAGGCGAACCTGGAACGCCCGACGCTGCCGATTCGTCCCCGGCGCAAGCAGTACCGGCCCATCAGGCGGGACACGCAGCATCGCCGGCACCGGCTGCCGGCACCGCTGCACCCGCTTCGGCGGCCACGCACGGCCTGTTCGACGCACCGGCCGCGCCGGCGTCTGCCGCGGCTCAATCCGCAGCGGCGACTGGCGCAGCGGCGCCGGCTCAGGCAGCAGCAACTCAAGCCGCAACGACACAAGCAGCAAGCGCGGCCGCACCCGCGGAGCACGATCGCAAGGCGGCACGTCCGGCTGCGGCGGCAGGCGGCGCGGAAGGCAGCTCGATTCGCGTCGGCGTGGAAAAGGTCGATCAGCTGATCAACCTGGTCGGCGAACTGGTGATCACGCAAGCCATGCTCGCGGAAACCACCAGCACGTTCGACCCGGCGTTGCACGACCGGCTCTTCAACGGCATGGCGCAGCTCGAACGCAATGCGCGCGATCTGCAGGAAGCAGTGATGTCGATCCGCATGATGCCGATGGATTACGTGTTCAGCCGCTTCCCGCGTCTGGTGCGCGATCTGGCGGCGAAACTCGGCAAGGAAGTGGAGCTCGTCACCTTCGGTCAGGCGACCGAACTCGACAAGAGCCTCATTGAACGGATCATCGATCCGTTGACTCACCTCGTGCGCAACAGTCTCGACCACGGCATCGAAACCGTGGAAGCGCGGCGCGCGGCGGGCAAGGATTCGACCGGCCAGCTGGTGCTGTCGGCGGCGCATCACGGCGGCAACATCGTCATCGAAGTGAGCGACGACGGCGCGGGCCTGCGCCGCGATAAGATTCTCGCGAAGGCGGCCAAGCAGGGCATGCAGGTCAGCGAGACCATGTCCGACGAAGAAGTCTGGAACCTGATCTTCCTGCCGGGCTTCTCGACGGCGGAACAGGTCACGGATGTGTCGGGCCGCGGCGTCGGCATGGACGTGGTGAAGCGGAACATCCAGTCGATGGGTGGTCACGTGGAAATCACCTCGCACGCCGGCAAGGGCAGCACCACGCGCATCGTGTTGCCGCTCACGCTGGCGATTCTCGACGGCATGTCGGTCAAGGTCGGCAACGAGATCTTCATTCTGCCGCTGAACTTCGTGATGGAGTCGCTGCAACCCCAAGCCGAAGATATTTACACGGTGGCCAACGGCGAGCGTGTGGTGCGGGTGCGCGGTGAATATCTGCCACTCGTGGCGTTGCACGAAGTGTTCAACGTCGAAGACGCGAAGCAGGAGCCCACGCAAGGCATCGTCACCATCATGCAAACCGAGGGGCGCCGCTTTGCGATGCTGATCGACGAACTGGTGGGCCAGCAGCAGGTGGTCGTGAAGAATCTGGAAACGAACTACCGCAAGGTGCACGGCATTTCCGCCGCGACCATTCTCGGCGACGGCAGCGTCGCGCTGATCGTCGACGTGGCCGCGTTGAACCGCGAAACGCGCAACGCGCATGGCGCAATGAGCCTCGCATGA
- a CDS encoding chemotaxis protein CheW: protein MAEVQSINSSVANANGTTGRRDVQQADAGGQEFLVFTLGAEEYGIDILKVQEIRGYDNVTRIANAPEFIKGVINLRGIIVPIVDMRIKFHLGRVEYDHQTVVIILNVAHRVVGMVVDGVSDVLTLATDQIMPAPEFGATLTTEYLTGLGTVDGRMLILMDIEKLMTSREMALIETLGV from the coding sequence GTGGCAGAAGTCCAATCCATCAATTCGAGCGTCGCTAACGCGAACGGTACGACTGGCCGGCGCGACGTGCAGCAGGCAGACGCCGGCGGTCAGGAGTTCCTCGTCTTCACGCTCGGCGCCGAAGAGTACGGCATCGACATTCTCAAGGTGCAGGAAATCCGCGGCTACGACAACGTGACGCGTATCGCCAATGCGCCCGAGTTCATCAAGGGCGTGATCAATCTGCGCGGCATCATCGTGCCGATCGTCGACATGCGCATCAAGTTCCATCTGGGCCGTGTCGAGTACGACCACCAGACGGTGGTGATCATCCTGAACGTCGCGCACCGCGTGGTCGGGATGGTGGTGGACGGCGTGTCGGACGTGCTGACGCTCGCCACCGACCAGATCATGCCCGCGCCGGAATTCGGCGCCACGCTGACGACCGAGTACCTCACGGGGCTGGGCACCGTCGACGGCCGCATGCTGATCCTGATGGACATCGAGAAGCTCATGACCAGCCGCGAAATGGCGCTGATCGAAACGCTCGGCGTCTAA